Below is a window of Drosophila nasuta strain 15112-1781.00 chromosome X, ASM2355853v1, whole genome shotgun sequence DNA.
gtgtgtgtttttttttgttgccttttgcatCTGCAGCCTTTAAatgagcaaagcaaaaaacgaATGACGTCGAATGGCCCATTGAAGTTTTTGGCTGCTGCAATTCGCATTTCTCATTTGGGTTGCGGCAAAATCTTCACAAAATATACAcgcaaccaacaaaaaaaaaagaaggaataAAACCGGTtacaaaaatgccaaaagtgAGAGCGAGAACGAGGCAACCATCgctgtgagagagagagcgagcgaaaaGGGAGGGAGAGCAAAGAGCAGAGAGATTGCGGATGCCGCTAGCAGAGGCAGCAGTGACGAAAGCCGAAAGCCGATTGCCGACAACCGAGAGCCGAACGGAATGCCGACGGTCGGTAAATTGTGCCGAACATGCAAAAACGTGCACACGTGCAGCGCGACAGCAGAGACAACgaaagcagcgacagcagcgacGGCAGCGACGGCAGCGGACAGCAGTGGGCAGCAGCATGCAGAAACTTTTTCGGTGTGAATGCCTTCTGCACAAAAACGTGGTTTTTCGGCTGTCGTTGCGTCGTTGCAGCGTTCTGCTTTTGTCGCTCTGCTagcgtcgccgtcgccgtcggcatcgacgtcagcgtcagcgtcgaCACAATGCGTCGCCTGCGTTCTGcgttctgttttctgtttgttctctgtgtgtgcgtgtgtgtgtgtttttgcatttttattattgttgcaatTTCTTAGCATTAGCCTGTTTAACAGCTTAACAGTTAACAGCTTAACAGCGTTTAACAGCCAACGCGCTTTAACAGTTAACAGTTTTATGCGCTGTTAACGACGAAGCAACTGCAAATATTCTGTTGCATACGTTAAGgcgcaaattgaaataattctTATCAACGAGATCTTTTATTGAACCTCACTTTctttagaaatataaaaaacttaaatttaactacatttattttaaatatagttaaTTGCAGTAATTAGAATTCCAAGTAAATcaaatgttaataatattaaatttgagtGAATTTTTATAACTGCGAATTTAGTTgaacataatttatattttcaatttagctCAGAAGTTTTTCGTTAAAGTTATTGTAGAAAGTCTTCAAAAACGTATTgattatatatgtttatttattatattatatatatatatatatatattattatatatgtttatttattgtattatattattatattaattatattatattattcggCTGTATTAGTCATAAATTGAGACGACACGTTTTGCATTGGATTGTTAAGTTGcgtttcaatatttttattaagtaaaatgaatcaatatatttgtattatcgtttttatttatgtaaataatttcattttatatgtgttaaataaacaaagaatAAATCAGAAGTAGAATGTTATCttcatttatgtattttttatacagaagtctttataaataaaaatttaacaattcaaattcCTTAAGAAACTGAAGTTTTTATAAtagtaaatatgtaaaaaggATATTTTGTATGTTAGCTTGAAATCGAGCCTTTGAATGTcttgaatttgaataattcgtaatgaattatatttttttatttatgaaatttaaaatgaaatgtatttttattattgatttgaaGAGGTTTTctaaaagagaaaagaaattaatgaaaGTTGTAtggaaaataacaaaatttgatatttttatttgacagACTTCTTGACATTTTCGATTAGCTGTGATTTGATAGATTgtttatgtacataaatataatatttatctaATATTGCGATAAATATTGAACACATAGATTGATTTACAAACcataaaaatcgaattatTAACTAATACTCGTTAAAGacttcaacaaatttgattaGATGTTCTTtggcttttatatttttctttatttttttttcgattctTGTTTTAACTAAGTACAAAGGGTCGGCTACGTAATGttgctcatacgccatgttgtgCACGCTGTGTCATTTAATAATGCAGCGAGTTTAATTCATAATAGTGCATAATTCTGTACacgaaatgcattaaaaatgcaacaacaacaacttgccGTGTTTTGTGTACTCCACATAAAAATGTTGTCAACTCTCATTAGCTGGCAACaccggcaacagcaacaccaaaagcaatagcaacagcagcgactgcgTCTGTTGTTGTCAGCTccgttctgttctgttctgttctgttctgtccTTCGCCTTCGGCTCTCAAATGGTGTGCTCTTGTTAAAGGAGTTGTCGTTGTCCGTTGTAGTTGCAACTTGCTTCCGTCAGTTGTGCCGGAAgttgagagcgagagagcgagagagagagagagagagtgcacaGAAAAAAGCTTTCGGcactatttttttgtagttgttgttgtgttgaaTTCGCGGCCTCTGTTAACGgggcagcaaatgcaaatgttgtttGTGTGCCTGGCAAAAGACAAAAGCACACCGAAAgcatcgcagtcgcagtcgccgtcgacgccggcagcagcagcaacatttgttgttggccgcTTTGGTCTCATCGCAGTCGCATCTCGGTTCTCATTCGTGTGCGGCGCTTCACCGCTAAGCGACGtctcaaaaaatatatttcgctGCCTatttgctgcctgcctgcttcCTACGTACGTACacggtatgtgtgtgttggtgtgtgtgttggtgtgtaagtatgtgtgtaagtCTGTTTGCTTGCCTGCTTCGTGCTTCGTTTGTCGTTTCGTTCGTGTTTCGTGTTTCGTGTTTCGTTCTCTTCGGCTGCGTTCGCTCGTCGGCACTTTGACTTCGTCGCTTCGGCTTCgcttcgtattcgtattcgtattcgtttcGGCTTTTGCTGCTGCGACGTCAGCGACGTCAGCGACGACGGCTGCTGCTTCCAAACGTTCGCTGGCCATGCAGCAAAAACagtttacatttgtttttccGCGTGCTCGCACACACGTTGACTGACACGGTGTCTGCTGCTCTGACTCGGCAGCTCAGTGTGTCTGCCAGCCttgtctgtcagtctgtctgtccgtcagtCTCTGTGTCTCTCTAAGTATGTGTGTCTCGATGgcgttgtcgatgtcgatgttggTGGAGTAGTGAACGGAGTTGCATTGGCCGAAGAACTAGCAAAACACTCGAGCTTGTTCCAGTTACTCGCTGCACTTGCAACCTGCAACCTGCCACTTGCAACActgccaaaaattaatttgatcaacaaacacacactcgacACTCATACGTCCAGTAAGCCAGGCACCGTTTTTTTTCCTTCCTTCCCAACTTGATTTCAActattttcttcatttttttttctgcgcCGCGCGGAAGTGCAaccaaaaaatttaaaagcggaaacggaaataaacccaaaaaaaaaagaaaatgaaaaacataaaaagaacTTGATtgccaaatttttttttaccttgataactatattttttttacaaattttttttatgtgatgcaacgaaaacaaataaaaagaaaagagagaaaataaacctgaaatgaaatagaacaacaacaaaaaaaaaaaaagaacaacgcGCGGAGAAGGCAGCAAAAAATGTTTCTGTCAAAAtgttgaatgcaaaaaaattaagaacgcagtgtgtgtgcaaattacaaatgaaacacagcaacaacaacaacgattactacaacaacaacaacaacaacaacaacaactgcaacagcaacagcaacaacttcaacaacaacaacaacaacagcagcagcagcagcaactacaacaacaacaactttggaAAACAAATAACTAAAGTGtaaaatttttgcaaaaaaaaacaaaaaaacaagcaaaagaaaaatctctcacacacacagaaaagcGCCGACGCAGCTGCCTTTAAGTActgaggtgtgtgtgtgtgtgtgtatgtatgtgtgtgcgatcAAAACGTTGTTAGCcagagagaagaagaagcaagtGTTTTATTCTTTTGCAACGCTTTGAAGTATTACAAAGTTGATCACAATTTATTCACATTTCTCGTCTCTCGTCTCTCGTCTTCTTCCTTTTCGCCTTTTCGACTTTTCGcctgtttttgtatatttttctttgcGTTTTTGTGCACAATTTATTGCCGCTTTTgtgataaaacaaattatttatgtgtgcGCTGAGATCTATTTTGTGTTTGCACGTTTCTCACAATTTCATTACGCAATCtattccacaaaaaaaaaaacaaaaagcgcaATTTTATTGTGATCAAGTGTGGCTgacattgaatttaatttcgaataatttctaaatatattatatagataAAAAGACTgaagatatatattttgttataaaataaaactatttttgataaaaaaaaagatttttagaATAAATTGCTAAAGTATAAACTAAAATTTTGATGAGATCGCaagtttaatgaaaattacaaattatattttcattataaaataacaacCTTCCTTGCAATAAAAAgaagatttttatataaaatgccaaacaataaaatttagttttgataacaacaaatgtttattgaaaattacaagttattctctttataaaataacaaccttcatttcaataaaaacaaaatcgcaagtttaatgaaaattacaaaatttaattttcattttataaaataacaagctttatttcaataaaaagaagttttttttatataaaatgcttAAGAATACAATTTAGTTTTGATAAAAGCAAatgtttaatgaaaattacaagttatattctctttataaattaataggctttatttcaataaagattttttttatataaaatgcttaagaataaaattaagttttgataaaagcaaatgtttaatgaaaattacaaGTTATGTTTTCTTTATAGAATAAAAACTTGTAATATAGTGAAAATTTTccatatttcttaaataaaactttCGTTTCAATGAgaacatttttcatatttaatttaaaaaaaaaaaagaaatcaaaattttcttttcaataaagcaaacatttttttaggtaaattacaatttaaatatttttgtttgtattttcatataaaaaacactttttcattgaaatataaatcaaatgtttCACAGAAATTTCTTTGCTTCATTTAAATGCCGcaaatttgctttattttgaaatacgTTTAATCAGTTTTTAGTGGctttatttatacaatatatttattttttgtttttttttttttttaacaatatttgCTGAACGAAttgttataatattatatattccacaaaagaaataagtactttttaacaaaataaagaaatacttttaaagctaaagaattcaaaatataatttgaaatttctttaaactAGCTGCAAAATTAGCaaaagatataaaaataaaacgaattaatattaaagctgCGATATCATGAATTAGaaaaatttcattgaaaaatgattttaaatatacaaattgaattttagttttgttgcCATAAggaacaaatttaaatatacagtaattttatcaattttctGAGATTTTTCAGAATTAGCATTCAAAGTTTCtataatgaattgaattgtaagatataaaaatctattataatgtcatttattaatttatgtgaCTTTTTATGTGtgccaaattttcaaaaaaaaattaatttttttttttaaattcattcatttaaatgatgccaaactttatttattttgaaattagttTAATGGCTATTtagtaatttgttttttttaatttgagaatatttgttttacaaaacttaagaaataaatacttttatattataataattttgcaaacatatttcaattcGAAAAGTTCCTCAACATAAACGTATTTTGTTAAGCTATTTCTACTTTTTAGAGAGTTCTTCGctttaaaaacatttacacttaatacattttgtgagaaattatgaaaatgatttgaaatgttttttgttttcattttcgtattttcgtttttcttgtGGTTTGTTTTGTGTGATGTATTTCAAACACGTTTTAGAAAAATTATGGCGTCAGCTGCTgtgcaaaacataaacaaaagaaacgcataaaaacaaaaaaaaaaaaaaactacagataaagaatgaatgaaaagaaaagagcagagaggaaaataaaaaactattattcgccgcattttgttgttgtttgtgtttgcggCGCTCATTTCGCTCAACTTgtccaaataaaataaatcttgaGTTTGAAATGATTATTTCTCCTCTAttcttctctccctctccccctctctttctatttattgttgtttttgttttggtttctttGTGAAAAGAATTCCGACCATTCCGATGTTGCGAGTCGAATCATTTCTGGTTCCACATAGAGAGAtctattaatataatttgatgCATTGCCTTCATCGTCATCTTCGGTCAGTCTTCttactcttcttcttcttattgttgttgttgtctttgttcGTTCGTATAAACGCTTCATATGGGGCTTAAGACCTTATGAAATATAGattgaaacaaaaagaaaaaaaaaaaaatgattgccAATTAGAAATCTCTTTCATCTTTTCCACAAATTTTGCTGTGACAAATCATTTTATtgaagaaaaacgaaaatcaaaaactGTTCTAtactttttctgcttttttctttctatttctttttaagtGTTTTCGAAAGCATCATTTGGATTAGTTCGGCTGTCAaagtttattacattttttaaataaaacatatttcgTTGGGATTAAAAAATTGCTTACTTAATAGCCGGCAATAAAagctatttaaatatgtatatattttgaaatttatggtTAAAAGTGCCataattaaaatcattaaactaataattgaaatacttgCTAGAACTGACCCGTCTATGAAATTTGATATGCAAAAgtgtgtttttggtttttgtggcTGCAGTTTTGGCTTTATGCCTGTATTTAATCTCTTTGAAGCACCCTCAACGGAAGCATAAAAAGTTGGCAAATTACGAGAGCTCTTCTTCTTCCAGCTTCCCTTAACAAACTTGATGGTGacatatgaaatttaaattcaatttcaaagaggggaaaaaaaaaaaaaaaaaaaaaaaaaaagatgaaatcATAAACATGAACTGAAAATTGCCTGAACATAATTACAATAGcaaatagagagagaaagagagagagagagagggatagatagagatagagatagagatagagatagagatagagatagagagagagagagagaggaaagcgagagagagagacagacagagagatagatagatagagagagagagagagagagagagagagagatagagatagagagagagagagagagagatagagagagagagagagagagagagagagagacagagagatagatagagagagagagagagagagagagagagagagagagagagagagagagagagagagaaaaagagatatagagagagagagagatagagagagagagagagagagagagagagagagagagagagagagagagagagagagagagagagagagagagagagagagagagagagagagagagagagagagagatagtaTGTAagtacatactatataataataaattttaccATCAAGCTGGTCGTCTAATTGCGTGCGCCCTTCTCGATAAGTAACTTCGCGGTCGTCAAGTGGCCGGCACGAGTAGCCTCCATAAGAGGCGTACGTTTGTCCGCCGTCATGTGCTCCAAATTAGCGCCATGAGAGAGGAGCAGACTAGCCGCAACGGTGTGTCCTTTCTTACACGCAATCATGAGCGCCGTGTCTCCATTTTCCATCTCTGCATCCACAGTCGCATCGTTATCCAATAGCAATACCACCATTCTCTGGTCCCCCTTGCCAGCTGCCATCATTAAATATGTGTTGCCATTTGAAATGGTCCCATTAATGTTGCCGCCGGCCTCAATGAGCAAAGTGGTAACGTCAAGGTGACTATTGGATATTGCGCATTCCAGCGGCGATGGCAGTGGAAAGGTGGAACTATTGACTTCCGCTCCCTTGTCTAATAATATCTCCGCTACTGCCACTTGGCCACCTTTTGAAGCCGCTGAAAGAGCGAAGTTCAAATCATCAGCGCCAGCATCCAGTAGGAGATACACCAAATCGAGATGACCCTTGTAACTAGCCACTGATAATGCACTCTCGTTGTGCTCATTGGAGCGGGTGTTGACACTTGCTCCATGCTCGAGAAGTACCTATGAGAGAGACATTAAACATTAGATTAATCAGCAGATTAAAGTGTGAAAGTAGTTTATACATTCTCTATACTGCCTATGACTCGATACTAACCATGGCTACTTCCACATGCCCGCCACATGCGGCCTTCATCAGCGGTGTATGTCCAACCACATTGTGCTCATTCAAACTAGCGCCATGGCTTAGCAGTACATTTACCACTTCAAGATAACCGCCCGCGCTGGCAACCATGAGCGCCGTTTCCCCATTGTCACATTTTTGATTCACGTTAAAGTTGCTCCGGAGCATCAGTACGACAATATCCAAATGACCGAAAGCAGCCGCTTCAATTAGCGCTGGtcgatttatttgattttgaattggaaacatttttaagaaaatttttgTCAGCGCAgcaaaaatgaaacacaatTGTGAGAAATATTTGACAACCGAGAATAGTGACGGATCGAGAAAAGTGATGACTCGATCGATATGATAcatactactgtgggcaaaaagtaaggtgaattttcaatttaaacttcgcGGGCCTAACAATTCGGcctaattctttttttcttaagtTGGCAAGACTGTTAATGGCATCTGGgccaaatttcatttgaatgtcattatcagaaatatatttacgctTGTGTTTTCCAAACGACCAAGAgtgcatttttcgattttttacaATGTCTGAATGAGAAGtgccatcaaattttgtttgctgaatGAAATTTCGGCTGCGGAAACGCCGAGTATGTTGCGAAAGACCTTTGGTGATTCTACCgtgtcacaaaaaaaatgtttttaagtgGTACAAAGACATCAAAGAGGGTCGAGAAAGTGTTGATGACTTGGAGCGCTCCGGACGACAATCGACGTCAACACATGACCAACACGTCAACAAAGTGGAGGCAAAAATCGTCGGTTGACTATTAGAGACCTTACTGATATGATCGGAATATCAGAAAGATCTgtgaaaaccattttgaaaGACCATTTGGGCCTACGAAAAGTCAAATCTCGTTTGGTACCAAAAACGACCAATTTCTGTACACGTTTTTCTTGACCATTTCGCAAAAAATTCGACGCATATCGTTCCAAGACCACTGTATTCGCCTGATTTGGCTCCGTGTGACTTCTGACTATTCCCAAAACTGAAGAGACCACTTCGGGGAATGCGTTTCGAGTCGATTGAGGAGATAAAAGCTAAATCGAAGAAGGCACTGATGGCTATACCGAAAAGGGactatttggcatatttcgaGGATAGGAAAAAAAGTGTGCATAAGTGTATTTTATCGGGAGGGGATCACTTTGAAGGGAATGATATTGATttagaagaataaataaagatttttcattttacaaacaaattcaccttactttttgcccacagtagtattaatcgattaatttgtttcaattagcGATTTAATTGTCTCGAAAAATGGCTTTCGATTTATTGAATCATTAATCGATTATAagtacgtatacgtatacgcctctggcttcttctgcttctttgTATTCTATTTTGATCATGTAAAGTCTTGTTTGCgttcatatatacatatgtactatatgttgaATGGAAGAAAAACTGTGATGTACATTTACATATGATTTCGTGGTATAATATACCAGGTATCAGATGTAAATAAACTTCATTGGTCATTTGGTCGTCCTACATATGGGCAAATCCCAGAAACAGTCCACCAGCGACCAATTTTTAAACAtcacattttgtaatttttctttatatgaAACATTAAAGTAGATAtcgaattttaagaatttaaagtaaaagaaaTTTCGATCATTATAAATGCACAAATTTGTATCAAacccaattttatttatacaagtaattttcataattttacttaaattcgtgctctgcgcacaccttcaaatccgTATTGTATATTCTTCACAATtttttgcctctgcttgggctcacATACAA
It encodes the following:
- the LOC132796908 gene encoding ankyrin repeat and KH domain-containing protein 1-like, whose amino-acid sequence is MFPIQNQINRPALIEAAAFGHLDIVVLMLRSNFNVNQKCDNGETALMVASAGGYLEVVNVLLSHGASLNEHNVVGHTPLMKAACGGHVEVAMVLLEHGASVNTRSNEHNESALSVASYKGHLDLVYLLLDAGADDLNFALSAASKGGQVAVAEILLDKGAEVNSSTFPLPSPLECAISNSHLDVTTLLIEAGGNINGTISNGNTYLMMAAGKGDQRMVVLLLDNDATVDAEMENGDTALMIACKKGHTVAASLLLSHGANLEHMTADKRTPLMEATRAGHLTTAKLLIEKGARN